Below is a genomic region from Carassius auratus strain Wakin chromosome 2, ASM336829v1, whole genome shotgun sequence.
ATATATccctaaaaaaaagaagaagtcatcACTACTAGAGCTATATAAAGAATGATGAGTTACTAAGCAGTTCAAAAAATGCTTTTTCTTGCTTTGGTCATATCTTATCTTTCAGAGGGAACTAATTCTATCACTGGTTCCCCCTCATAACAATTGTTTTATGGACAATATGTATAAAACACACAAAGCTTTTTCCTTTACTGGAAAAATAGATTTAACAATTGTATGGCACATTAATGGGTTTCATGTGTGAAAACCATTTATTAAACTGGAAGAAAGAACTATATATGTCTACTTCACAGTACAGCAATGAATCACACttacatttaaccattatcatgtacACATCAATGGTGCAGATAGGAGGCTGTGGAAGCCTCTCTCCTTTCTCTAGAACTTCGGCAATTTCACTTGCAGGAATTCCATCATAGGGCTTTGTTCCAAATGTCATCAGTTCCCAGACTGTCACACCTAGTAGCATATCATTCAGTCAAGAACTGATAAATTCATTCAATACTGAGAAAGctattaaagtcaacatgaatcaaaatcaaACCTATCCACTtcctacaatttaaaaaaaaaaacttttttttttcttaatgagtTTTCTTTTGTGTACTAAAGTTAAATGGACCAAAACTTTTTAATGTTAACTTTAATGTCTGAAAAAAGCAATGGcaaatatttctgatattatcaaaCTGTTAGTCACCATAACTCCAGACATCACTCTGGTGGGTGTATGTCCTTTGCAGGATGGATTCCAGTGCCATCCATTTTATTGGCACCTGTTGAAGGATACAGACAGACATAGAAACAATGTGAAACATGCAATCTCTATTTCAAATGTTATAATTGGAAGTGAACACATTGGATgctttctgaagatgaacatctGATTGTTAGTAGTCCTAGTCTTATACTGTTGAGACACTAATGAGGCCACATTCATCACTTCATTTAGTGTTTATGACAGTTTACAGTAAAGCACTAAGGCATTATAAACCGTATGAATTTCTGTAATTacgtgtattgtgaaaagcgctatacaaataaattggtCTTGACAGTTAAAGAAAAGTTTTTCAAATGCTTAAATTCTGCAATTGAGATCCACTTTCTCACAAAAAGAAATACCACACCTTTCCACCCTCTGCGTGATATTCCTTCTCATCAGCATTCAACAGCTTGGCCAGGCCAAAATCAGTGATCTTTACATGTTGAGGGTTCTTCACCAGCACATTACGAGCAGCCAAGTCTCTGTGCACAAGATGGCGCTCTTCTAAGTAACTCATTCCCTAATAAAAGTCAGAGAAATTCAAAAGATTTGTTGACATGAGCTAATATGATGATGTGCTCCTTCAAGCTGGAATGAAAATTCAATGGTAAcaaaatcaaattatttaatgTGGCCTTCATGTCTGCATATCATCCCAAAAGCTTCCAAATGTTTTATGATACAGGAGCATTTACATTTGGCAGTTCCATCATGCAATCATGAAAAGAGCAGGGTTTATGAGCCACATACAAAACATTTATCAGATCCAAACGAAATAATGTCATCATATGGAGGGACATGGagacattcatatatatatatatatatgaattcctattattattagatttttatgcattttgaatttaaatgGAACTTACATAATGATTCTGATTGCAAACTGACTAATCATGACAGTGAAGTGACTACAGAAAATGTAAATGGGCTCTAAGAAGTGCCTGGATAAAACTGGGGTGGCCcgtcaattaataattaatccaATTAATTGTTGataattgttataaataatattattaataaatttgtttaaaaaacattaattggACTGAAATTTTTAAATTGAcatatcaaaaacaacaaaaaaacctgttCATCATCAAATCAAATGTCATTCAGTGACTGATCGACTTAAATAAGTGTAAATAGGCTCTAAGAAGTGCataggtttggaaaaacattaaATGGATCATTAGGGAATAATTGGAAACACAACTGTTACATAAATCACTGTGCAAACTGATGCTATTAAAAAAAGTCAGGCTGTATTTGAGAACATGAAAGTATATTTGATCAAGGTTTCCTCGGAATGCTAAATCATCATATCAATCATATCACCACATTTTCTAGTCATACTCGGatcaaataagaaatgttattcCCTCAGCAGTGAGGACAAAAAAGGCCAGTCTCTTAAAAGAATCTTCACAGCTACTGATTTGCACTTCAGAAATGAGATATGCATTTTCAGCCTTTCAAATAGGGCAAATTGAGAAATGGGAGAAAATACTGTGGTGTAAATTAAACTAGAGAAGCATATCAATtaataatgaatcaaatgaattGCTTATAATTGTAattcatcattttatttaaaataatacatttaaatactaaaataaatgttaaaaaggaaACAATTTAGATTTCTTAAATTGAACACATTAAATTGACATCTCAAGACATGATCATCATCAAACGAAATGACTTATGACAATCCTTTACCTTAGCAATCTGCACACACCAGTTGAGCAGGGGTTGAGAGCCAATGCTCTCCTTATTTTCTCTGACGTAGTCCAGCAAACAGCCGTAGGGCATCAACTGGGTGATAAGCTGGACGGTGGAGGTCAAGCAGATGCCGAGCAGACGACACACGTGAGGATGCTCAGTGCTCGCCATCACATAGGCCTCCTGTAGATACAAACAAATGAGCTCAACACAAAtgctacatatacagtatatactagaCAGTCGCTGTATATAGTCCCTACAGACTTAAAACTAACAAATGAGGTGCCTAGAGCGCATTACAAAATATTTGCAGAGATGTGGAGGCCTGGCGTTCTGAAGAAAAAGTAAACTTAGCAGGAACACAATAATCAAACCCCTGGTCAATAATCCAGAGCCAATACCAACAACCCCCTTtcaattcttttcttttcttttttatgttcaaAGGACTGTGCAGATCTGTTAGATTTCAGTTTCTGCAGACTCTCAGAAGGTTATACTGTACTGGGCGAGTTATCTTCAAAGTGACCCCGAGAAGCAGCCTGCGCAGCCACATCCTCACAATCAAACAGAATACTTGAGGAAATGACATTCTTTAGAAGGAGTTAGAAAGGTCTTGTTTGCTGTTGCAGTGATGGAATGCACGCAGAAAGCAGGAAGTTTTCTGTTCTATATCAACTCAACACAACATCCAGCGGGAACTGGTCAGGTTACCCTTTAACTCGAGGTTATGTAGTAAAGAATTCACTGGAAAATAAGGCCTTATCTGCACAGTCATCATCTTAACTAGAATGACGAAATGTTGATTTTACTGTCGGTGTTTACTGAAATTATTGACATGTTAACTGGATCacacagatacagcacagatGCATGAATACTCAAATTATAGGCAAAGAATGCAGAGAAAAGTGCTTGATTTTGGGGAAATACAAAGCcaactttttaattttgtttttgatcgAGACAAGATTATAGtgccccaaaaagtatttggaaattTAAGCCACACTTAAAAGGCTAACTtctatggagccccgcacatgacatgcagaaaaaaaatattaggctaaattgtgtgagcgatttactaattagttctctcaatgtactaaaacgtgcacatgattactattgcgttccctcgatttactattgtgttccctcgatttaccattttgttcacttgatttataaattgtgcgcacaatttccTAATTCGTttgctcgatttgctaaatcgtgcgcgcgatttagcaaatcgagggaacgcaatagcaatcgtgtgcacgttttagtacattgagggaacgaattagtaaatcgtgaacacaatttatttattttttatttattttttcttgcatgtcatgtgcggggctccgtaaacTTGCAAatgcaaaatatcaaaccaagtggcatctgcaaacaacTTGTTAAACCCTTTTTTAATTGTCTAAGCAGCATTTCCAGCAGTAAACTGAAAACAAGATCTTGAATCACAGTCTAAATCGTGAATAAGGTCAAATTTGACGGGACGAAAAACTGAGATTCAGACTCTAATACTCACATCCAAGATCTCTGTGTTTGCTTTGGGAGACGTGGCTTCTCGTAAGACCTTAATGGCAACAGGGATTTTCACATTCTCTCCCTCTGGAACCCACAAGCCCTGCAGGAACAGACACATATCTGTCTTAATATTTCATGTCGCAAACAAAGCAACACCCAGTGTTTTGTAACCGATGAGGTTTCACAGCTGAAATCATCCTGACATAACAAGATAATATTTATGTCTACAGATCTAGAGAAAAGGGAAATGAAATTAGAAAAGCACATAGCAACAAGTATTTAAACAAGcaaccttaaagggacagttcactcaaaaatcatttactcaccgttaagttgctccaaacctgtatgaagggtgagtaaatgatgacagaatgttctttttttgagtgaactatccctttaaagggagGTCAGTCACCTTATACACAGTGCCGAAAGCTCCGGACCCAAGCACTTTGATCTTCTTGAACTCCGTCTCTTTGAGGATGCGCAGCAAGGCCTGGTTGGGGGCTTCGCCGCTGGGGGTCAGAGGCTCCACTAGCTATAGAGACAAATAGAGTCAGGAAAGCTCCcctccacacacaaacacacatcctgTCTTTGAATTAGGATGGGATGACATTTATCTGTATTCGCGGAAGCTATTGCCTCAATGACTGATTTCCATCAGCattcataatatttaatgttGACACTACAACAGTAAGCAGGCTTCACTGAATTGATCTTACATGGTTTCACCAAGCTCTGCAGCTCTCTTCCAGCAAATGCAATTATTTGCGTGAGTAGATTACATCCAAAGTCAGAGCAAAGACGTTTGTCACATGCTGCAAGTAATCTAGAGCAATGCAAATATTCACTTTGCTTTTGGTGTGTACACACCATAAGCGTTTGGTTGTTTAACAATAGATCCTCAAAACATTCAGAATACGGTTGTCTTGAGATCTTACCTCTCTTTCTTGCAGGAGTCTTCGTAGGGTTCTCTTCTTTTTGATGTGCTGTCTGCGCAGTAGAACAGCAACTCCTAGACTCAGGATAACAAAAGCCAGCAGACTTCCAACCACACCAGCGGCAATCATGGGCAAACCTGAACTACAAGAACATTACCAGGTTAAACTTTTTACATGTAGTGGAAGAAAGTCCTCTCTCGACCGCAGATGTCACTTAATCTCAAAACTGATTGAGTAGTTGTGCTCTAATTAATGTTGAATTCATCTGAACATCAACATTTGTGAGAATTATTCCTTTCGAATTGCTTTgagtttaatttataaatttcTTTAGGGTAAAAGATTGAAACCCTAAATGAAGAATAACGTTAAACCCTAGACATAAGAGTTGGATGATGCATCATGTTCCTGTACATGCTAAAGTCTTTTCTATATTTCTCACAATTCAGCAAAAAAGCACACTGCTCTTAAGAAGGATATCTTCCTTTATTTCTCACCATATGCATCATTTTCATTTATGCAAATGATTAAGGCTTGTGCATTTGGtatcatttttgaaaaatatgttctAATTCACAGCctctttattacttttttttttattttttttccccgaAAGAAACTACGGTGATTTAAGAGGATTAACATTTTTAGTGATTCTTGGGATATTCTGGAGAAGTAATGTATACAACAAGATTCGCTTCTTACACTTTGAAATCTTTGCAGTCGTTCAGATCAGGCCCAGTACACCTgcaaacaaaacatcaaattattAAATCACAATTAGTGTACGCTGCAATCCCTGATGAACCTGGTCAAATTGCACAAATGACCGTTTCATGTCATCACATTCAAATAAAAGCATCACATACGATGCCTCTCTCACCCCTGGGTGCAGTTCTTATGACAGGGCTGGCACACTCGCATGCTGTCAGCGTATTTCCAAATGAGTATGTCTTTCTCTCCAGGTATGCCTTGCGGGCAGCGTGGTACACAGTGCGGCCCATCTTTGTAGTTTgcacaaaatgtacatttgtcGGGTCCCTGGACAAAAGCTGGCGATTAGATGCAACAAGCAACTTTTCTACAGTCTTCAAGTGATGTGAATGTCTCCAGGACACAACTGGGACAGTAAACATTGGCTTGAGAGACTGGTGTGCTGCCATCAGCTTTTTtaaaatgaagaataaacacTGTTTACTGACAGCAGAACATGTGGTACTGTAGGACTGGTTTGATACTTACAGGGCCAGTGCAGGTCAGGTTTTCATTCATAAGCTGACATTCAGGGTCGCATTCGACACACGTTTTATTGACCTCATATTCACGCGGCTCCCTGTATGGACAGAAATCCATTCTGGTCAGTATATATGAAATCATCATTGTAAAAACAAatggtaatactttattttatggaCCAGTTCTCaaaattaactagttgcttattagcatgcatattactaacatattggctgtttattagtatttataaagcacatactaatgccttattctacatgaccatgATCCCACCTAAATCTAACAAATACCTTACTTATAATTAATATGAAGCAATAAGGAGTTAAAAAGTCAGTTAATAGTtaaatagtgagaattgatcccacccaaaaaaaaaaaatcaccaaaattACAGCTAAAGGACCAAATTCACTTCGTAGTTGTGCCACTTTTACAGAAATTTCCATACACTGTATCTgtgtgtagttttattttttttacctgcattaaatgttttacattaagaTAAGGATTTAAATGCTTGCAATCAGAGACATGGCATACTGTATCGCTGTTATTTTGAGTTTAAACATGGCTAAATTGAGAAGGCATAATAGAGCTCTCACTCACCCTGCCAGCAGGTTGCAGGAAGCCACACAGTGTTTTTTACGGGTGAAATGCTTACAAGTGAAGCACATAGTGGGACCAGGACCCCAGCAGCCATCATTTGTGCACATCTCATCACATGTGCTGTTCTGATTCGCTGTAACACAGACATTCAGATAAGATTTCAACACAAAAGATAGAACATGTCTTTTAAATCAAGCTTGAGTCAAATGTCTGTAAAAGCAAAAATGTGAAGCATTCCATTTCAAATGGATGCTTGTATTTGAAGGAATACTGAAGGAATTCTGGGACTATTTACTCATGCACTAAACCCGTCATTtatgttattaatgttattcataagttatatgaaatacatttatgtatcgttaacctgttagccagcaccccccataaTGGGACTGACAGCAAAAAGTGCtatacctaacttataattgtaacagtttcctacttcagtgtgttacaaacataattttggtgtctttggaaagaataccctttgggctttacttttcaTCAACCAGATTTGATTATGCTCAAAATATTGAaggttatagacactgaagtgccttgaattttttttttttaccgcacttaaatatttttttatttgatataaaaatacatgaaatgagtcctggagcaatctagaaaagaaagtcacatgtctcaggagtttctatttcaaatttgaATAAGATATCAtaaaaaatgagactcctgcaaatatttgcaaatatgtagagccttctcacatttggctcccaaactctggaatagccttcctgataatgttcggggttcagacacactctctctgtttaaatctagattaaaaacacatctctttcgccaagcattcgaataatgtatctttttaattgtgagtgtagttgcatctgatcaaaggtgcatttttattcattagcttgggttaaactaattttactttgttggatcagcagctatgctaatgatgtctgtattttgtttctatgttttgccacgggattcacatcccgtggtaactaggatttacacaagctccagtctggatccagaacacctgagaagagatgatgctgaccctcagaggacctcagatgatgctaaccctgaatgaacaaacagaactaacaattattcctaaatgtgtgacttaatcatataataacttaattaataatattgatagttcatcgtctagctgactacgtcttgtattattattattttttagtttttctaaaatcctgtcaaatgtgcacaaactactagctactactaaatattgtagaaacataattttctgtaaagttgctttgtaacgatttgttttgtaaaaagcgctatacaaataaacttgaattgaattgaattgaattgaatgtctacaccccccacccccaaattataaaatgttttttttacaatatttaaatatttatttaacagtattgaaggcttctacaaactatttagtcattaaacataccactgcatagtctttttccattataaaacactagacagaaacttagacatcatataagtgatgttttgtgtgttttttttagcttGACATATGTGGTCACTATGAGCTGTGGAAAAGGACTGTGTGAAAAATTCTCCTTTTGCgctttacagaagaaaaaaaaagccacatacagtgcaggtttggaatgacacaagggtgagtaaccTAGAACAAAACtctaatttttaggtgaactacatTGAAATAATTTGACAGGTGTTATTCATTACCACAGGTGATAGCATTAGCATTTGATGACATTTTGACAGTCTGGTGTTCAGATCTGAAGAGGCGTCTCCAGTGGTCAGGGCTGGTGTAGCAGAGATGCTCATTCTGACGGATGACCACATCACCGTCACTGATTTCCCTCAGAGAACGCAGGCCTAAATGTGTGATTACAGTATTGGTAacggcaaagctgaatgttctgTGGGAGCAAGAACGAAAGGATTCATTTAGGAGCAGCAATGTGTCAAAATTTTCTGAGATTGCTGACATATTTGAGATTGCAGTATTTTTTATTGACTTACTGCTTTTTTGTACGTCCACGGATGACCTCAAGGTTTTCGAAGGCACTGAGGGATGGCATGTCTGTTGGCCACTGCTGAATCACCAGGTAGCCTTTGAGTTGGGAGAGGAATGAGATCTTCAGGAAGGTTTACGAACACGGAGGGGCCAAAGTTCCCCTACATGacacattattttaatcattacaAATGTCCAATATTAAACCACTGCATTCTCACCGGTgatttcttttacagttttaaatacatTGAGTTTGGCCGGGTCCAGTCCTGGAGTATTAGTATGCGGgtcactgtaaataataataataataataataaaaaggatatcaaagagtttttttttttttttggctcaatcacacaaatataaataattcaaaaatatataatattatataacagtATAATTGTCTTTAAGCAACATGGAATGGTACTAATATTCTTGGTTATTCAGAGAATGCGAAACATCCTTCTCACCCATTAAATGTTGTGGTGAGAATTGCAACATCTCCGCTGATTTTTGTGCAGTTCTCAAAGGAATCGATGTTGCTGGCATTGATTGACAGGACATTGGCCAGAGGCCCCATTTCCAGCCCATTGCAAACTAGAGAGATGGTAGCAAGCATATTTAATATCAACTGCTTCTTGGTTAGGTACAGAATTAGCCGTGAAGGCAATAATAAATTCAAAACTTATGCTACCAGTAATACGTTTAGACACATTTGACCGATCTTTAGTGCAAACCTTAAATGGCATTACTTTTGTTAAcactaaattaaaactaaaatgtgcGTTTTTCAACTATCCTGAAAAAGGCAGACATAAAATAAAccacacatttttaatattaaaattattttcagtaatattaAAATGGATGGGTTGGAATAATCAATAAATTTACAAACCAAAACTTTcgaaaaaatggcaaaaaacatatataaatattagggctgtcaaatgattaaaatttttaatcaaattaatcagaattttcagtggattaatcatgattaatcactatttgccactacacctgaatcctaaccatttttttttctgaaatgcataccaaaagataaataacaggacacagataaataattttcatgtattgtttcatcatgtggttcttttttctgaatttcaaaagtttaacatttacttagatcaaatttacctgagcactatatcaaaccatgccatttaactacagatagtgtaagagttttaggtgaaccagtggttaaatatagccacatatctatgaaattatggatagagaaactcaaaagaatgaactcagaaacaaaaacatgcgccacaatcacataagcagcactctgggcactcttgtttttgggaggtgttcatttgctctgccacaatactttaggatcgatattttcacgttctgaaggcttcaagtgccagtaaaaccaagtaaaaatgcatatgctttcccaaacagctgtaattttcgatgcattgcatgtaggcgttctgcgcatgcgcagtgtgaaacacaggacgctataacacagtgatcctcaaatctggctcgcgagatccactttcctgcgaagtttagctctaaccctaatcaaacacgcatgagtttgctaatcagtgtctttaggatcattagtaaatcacaggcaggtgtgtttaattggagtctgcgctaaactctgcaggaaactcgcGAGCCAggtttgaggatcactgctataacagaaagaagaagctccagcgtatcaactaccaaagtcatctctgtttatcgagcttggcatgaatgtatttgagagtaactggggtaaaagcttaagcttcttctgtgtttttgttgtgtcgctcgccgctgttttttaatatcttgagaattcagagatcgacgagactttcctgacctgaataatttgtcacactgcgcatgccctaataaatatatatacatatacatatacatatacatatacatatacatatacatatacatacatatacatatacatatacatataaatatatatatacatatacatatacatataaatatatatatacatatacatatacatatacatgtgtgtatatatatatatatatatatatatatatatatatatatatatatatactgtgtgtgtgtgtgtgtgtgtgtgacc
It encodes:
- the LOC113114389 gene encoding epidermal growth factor receptor-like isoform X1, with protein sequence MAGPTEIGLFFTLLLSWSFCATPEKKVCLGANNKLALLGTVDDHYQILVKMYSNCTVVLENLEITYITEKHDLSFLRSIQEVGGYVLIGINTAPSIPLENLRIIRGHSLYEDKYALAVLLNSNSSIGQGVNQLPLTSLTEILKGGIKFASNDHLCNVETIQWNDILNMKSQPNIIEPKSLARQCEKCDPSCYNGSCWGPGPQNCQKMTKVNCAEQCSGRCKGSKPIDCCNEHCASGCTGPRPTDCLACKDFQDEGTCKDTCPLLMLYDPNTHQLAPNPNGKYSFGATCIKICPHNYVVTDHGACVRTCSPGTYEVDEGGVRKCKKCDGLCPKVCNGLEMGPLANVLSINASNIDSFENCTKISGDVAILTTTFNGDPHTNTPGLDPAKLNVFKTVKEITGYLVIQQWPTDMPSLSAFENLEVIRGRTKKQTFSFAVTNTVITHLGLRSLREISDGDVVIRQNEHLCYTSPDHWRRLFRSEHQTVKMSSNANAITCANQNSTCDEMCTNDGCWGPGPTMCFTCKHFTRKKHCVASCNLLAGEPREYEVNKTCVECDPECQLMNENLTCTGPGPDKCTFCANYKDGPHCVPRCPQGIPGEKDILIWKYADSMRVCQPCHKNCTQGCTGPDLNDCKDFKVSGLPMIAAGVVGSLLAFVILSLGVAVLLRRQHIKKKRTLRRLLQERELVEPLTPSGEAPNQALLRILKETEFKKIKVLGSGAFGTVYKGLWVPEGENVKIPVAIKVLREATSPKANTEILDEAYVMASTEHPHVCRLLGICLTSTVQLITQLMPYGCLLDYVRENKESIGSQPLLNWCVQIAKGMSYLEERHLVHRDLAARNVLVKNPQHVKITDFGLAKLLNADEKEYHAEGGKVPIKWMALESILQRTYTHQSDVWSYGVTVWELMTFGTKPYDGIPASEIAEVLEKGERLPQPPICTIDVYMIMVKCWMIDAESRPRFRELIAEFAKMARDPSRYLVIQGDDRMHLPSPSDSKFYRSLMSGELDEAVDADEYLVPNHSFFSSPSTSRTQLLHSVSLNSSIGNCHSRNGNGFPGRENSLVLRYIPDPTERFLEGNFQPTPEYINQKESLMSSMTNPIYQHPGPPRKLPQNSSALDETEEEYLNCFKSPTAAAGALPEYLNTSHTQILSSQPFISVQAFNPQNSMDNPDYQQDFCPLELKTYTNGHLPAAENPEYMGLEVH
- the LOC113114389 gene encoding epidermal growth factor receptor-like isoform X2, coding for MAGPTEIGLFFTLLLSWSFCATPEKKVCLGANNKLALLGTVDDHYQILVKMYSNCTVVLENLEITYITEKHDLSFLRSIQEVGGYVLIGINTAPSIPLENLRIIRGHSLYEDKYALAVLLNSNSSIGQGVNQLPLTSLTEILKGGIKFASNDHLCNVETIQWNDILNMKSQPNIIEPKSLARQCEKCDPSCYNGSCWGPGPQNCQKMTKVNCAEQCSGRCKGSKPIDCCNEHCASGCTGPRPTDCLACKDFQDEGTCKDTCPLLMLYDPNTHQLAPNPNGKYSFGATCIKICPHNYVVTDHGACVRTCSPGTYEVDEGGVRKCKKCDGLCPKVCNGLEMGPLANVLSINASNIDSFENCTKISGDVAILTTTFNGDPHTNTPGLDPAKLNVFKTVKEITGYLVIQQWPTDMPSLSAFENLEVIRGRTKKQTFSFAVTNTVITHLGLRSLREISDGDVVIRQNEHLCYTSPDHWRRLFRSEHQTVKMSSNANAITCANQNSTCDEMCTNDGCWGPGPTMCFTCKHFTRKKHCVASCNLLAGEPREYEVNKTCVECDPECQLMNENLTCTGPGPDKCTFCANYKDGPHCVPRCPQGIPGEKDILIWKYADSMRVCQPCHKNCTQGCTGPDLNDCKDFKVSGLPMIAAGVVGSLLAFVILSLGVAVLLRRQHIKKKRTLRRLLQERELVEPLTPSGEAPNQALLRILKETEFKKIKVLGSGAFGTVYKGLWVPEGENVKIPVAIKVLREATSPKANTEILDEAYVMASTEHPHVCRLLGICLTSTVQLITQLMPYGCLLDYVRENKESIGSQPLLNWCVQIAKGMSYLEERHLVHRDLAARNVLVKNPQHVKITDFGLAKLLNADEKEYHAEGGKVPIKWMALESILQRTYTHQSDVWSYGVTVWELMTFGTKPYDGIPASEIAEVLEKGERLPQPPICTIDVYMIMVKCWMIDAESRPRFRELIAEFAKMARDPSRYLVIQGDDRMHLPSPSDSKFYRSLMSGELDEAVDADEYLVPNHSFFSSPSTSRTQLLHSVNGFPGRENSLVLRYIPDPTERFLEGNFQPTPEYINQKESLMSSMTNPIYQHPGPPRKLPQNSSALDETEEEYLNCFKSPTAAAGALPEYLNTSHTQILSSQPFISVQAFNPQNSMDNPDYQQDFCPLELKTYTNGHLPAAENPEYMGLEVH